DNA from Musa acuminata AAA Group cultivar baxijiao chromosome BXJ1-5, Cavendish_Baxijiao_AAA, whole genome shotgun sequence:
GGGGAGAAGGAGAGCAAAGTGGATAGCAGCAACGACGGACCCGAGGACTTGAACCGGATTGTGAGCAATTACAGCTACGACGAGGCGGAGGCGCTTACCGAGGAGATCGAAGAGGAAAGCCAGATCGTTGGGGAGGTTCTGCGGATAAAGGAGATCTTTGCCAACCACCGTGATGAGGTCTGTGCCCTCGTTTGCTTCATAAATTTGATGTCTTTATGGTTGCACTGAAACTGTTCGATGCATTGAGATAGCTGAATTTGCATAACTGTGATGGTGCCCGAGCATTTCTTTTGCTCTACTGCTACTGAGATTATATTCTCTCTCTTTGATCTTGATTTGGAATACTTTGCTGGTTTGCAGTCGGATAGCATATTGTTCGAGTCTTTGAGGAGGCTGCAATTGATGGAGCTTTCTGTTGAAGTACTGAAGGTGATGATAGAACACATGTTTCAGTTCATAAGTTTCTTTCTCTCTTATACATGCATAAATTTTGACCTACAAAAGCAAAGccttccttcctgttttttgtaaTCTCCGTATATTTGGGTCTCAGGCCACTGAAATTGGAAAGGCGGTTAACTGTCTGCGGAGGCACAACTCCAAGCAAATTCGCCACCTTGTGCGCACTCTCATCGGGTAGGTTCATCTTTCTATACCAAAATTATTCAGAGAATTACAATAGAGTTCATAAGTCATTTAAGGTGCTGGTACTCGTAGGGTTTGTTTCGTTTTCTTACATAGAGCACAAGGGTTTAGCATGCCATCTTCGTAAGTGCACTTTGTATCTTGCTCATAAGGCGATCTTTGTTTCCATCCTTGCTCATTTATGCTTATTTTGTTTGCATTATTCTTAATGGTTAATTGGTTTGGTGGAGGCACTTGTTTAATGATGAACAATTCTGTTCAATTGCACCTTTGGCTTTGGATCTGATGGAAGGGTCATTTATATGACTGATGAATTGTTCTTTCAACTTGTTTCAAGAGACTCTTCATACTGCCTAAAATAGTGTGCAGACATGCTGGCTAGAAACTTGTCTAACATTGCTTCAATTTCTTTCTTTGTGTGACAGTGGTTGGAAGGTTTTGGCCGAGGAGTGGGTGAGGGCTACAGCGGCAATTGCAGGTATAGCATCTCTTTCATGTTTGCTTGGATGGCTTTGTCGTTTATCATGTTTTATGTGTAATATTGAACACATGATTTTTCAGATAACTCTCCAGACTCTATAAATCCTCCTATGGAAGATGAGGAAGGGCTCCCTTCTCCCCCCTTAGATGAGGGATTTCTATTTGCCTCGCAAACTACTTCCATGCAGCTCTCTGAGGTATAAGATACAATTGTTTGGATGATTTATTATCCATCGTCCAAGTTGCACCACTGTTTTCTGAATTCGACTGATCGGGTTTCATTTTCTGTGCCTTTCTCTTACCATTTGGATGTGAAGTTCTTCGATGAAATGGATGACGATGGAAGTGAGTAGCTATGATTTCCTCTGCTTTCTGCTATCGTTTGCTGGTACATTTCATCTTGTAATTTTCAATATGTTGATGTCATCTTCTTGAAAATGTTCTCCAGATTTTAGAAATAATGGAGAGTTTGAGAAGCCATGGGAAAATGGAGGGTCTCCGGAAAATGATGTGCCGCATAGGAAACAACAGCCTCCAAAACAATATGTCATTCCAAAAGAGAAAGCGGAGACAAGGAGGCAAGAGCCATCACAATTCATTACACCAGAAGGGAAGGAAGTGACACGAAGGCAACTACCACCGCATTCAGCAATCGTGGAAGATAAAAGCCAGATGAAGCAGCAAAAAACAGTTACGAGACCGGGAAAGCCACAGGATCCTGGGATCGGCCAAGGAAGGTGTGAAGGTATTGCAAACAGGCAAAGCAAACCTGTTATTCTGGATTCTGGGCCTGGCAGACCACCAAAGTTACCCCACACACAGAATGCTGGCAGACAGATGAATCCTAAACACCATCAAAACAGTGGTGCACTTAGGAGGAAGCTGTTGGTGGTTCCACAAGATGTAAGTTCTGCTAGAAATTCTAGATGTTGTAGGTTTGGAGGACCTTGACCTATCTAATAATCTTGTATTCGATGCAGAAAACAAAGTGCTCAGAGGAATCCTCAATAAGAGAAAAGTTAGAACTGGCAAAGAGGAAGCTTCATGAAGGTTACCAGCAAGCAGAAAATGGTATGCTTCAGTTCCCGGTGTCTAATATGATCTTATCGATTTCCTAGTAGCTAAATATAATAGCTCATCTGATGGGTGCTTCATGCTACTTGCCGCAGCAAAAAAACAGCGAACTATACAAGTAATGGAACTGCATGATCTGCCAAAACAGGTGCACAACAGACATCCTGTTCTGAAATCCAGAAACCAAATTAGGAGTTGGGCAAATGGCCGGCATTAGTTCTGTTTATTCTGGGAATGGATCGCCAACTTACAGGAACCTTCTTCCTGTACAGAAGAACATCTGCATCTCGCTGTTAAGTCTGTATTTACCTGCTGAGCTTGGTTGCAAAGACTAGACAAAAGAGGTTCCTCCTTTTTTCGGTGTTTAGTTCTTGATGGAGACTTAGACACATTGACTCGAGTAGTAGCATAAATGGGGAGAGTGGTGATAAGTTCACCAAATGTAATATGAAGCCTGAGGACTCAAGATATAGTCCCAGCACTCCGGAAACATTTATCCATTTGTTCTTTTGAGACTGGCTATGTAGACAATGACAGAGACGAGGCACCAAGCACTATAACCATTACCCATTAATGATTCATTTGCCTTGTCCTTGTGATGTAGAAGCACCATGATTTGGCTGACCCAACAAATCACCATACTGCAAATGCTCTTCTCTTTTTGGTCCTTGTTTGTTTAACATGGTTTGTTGGTTGATGTTGCTTGAAAGCTTCCTGTTCCACTCAAACTTTGATTTGGATGCTTTGCATTTGTTCATGTTGTGTTCTCCATTGTCTGAGCTCTTTTCATTCAGACttttgaaatcttttttttttctgaataatTGACAAAGTCTTATCAGTTAAGTtagttcataaaaaaatattattattaattaaaaattaaaagtaaataATTTTGTGACAAATCAAATATGTGATCAATTGCTTTAACCGTCGATTATTTTAAGTTCATGCTTATCAGAACTAACCCAGTTTTCCTATTTGAGATCTTTGGTTAGATCATAGGATTAATTTATCGAAAGGAATGCTTGGGTTGCCAAAGCAACAAGTTGGGTTTA
Protein-coding regions in this window:
- the LOC135673312 gene encoding probable mediator of RNA polymerase II transcription subunit 26b, which encodes MASSSGSLDYWRKFFRSANSDIFEVMEHAILVAASDYPQEFRSRRHQIVEKLFAVLLPRCYGCDRVAEGEEGDRSVKRDGEKESKVDSSNDGPEDLNRIVSNYSYDEAEALTEEIEEESQIVGEVLRIKEIFANHRDESDSILFESLRRLQLMELSVEVLKATEIGKAVNCLRRHNSKQIRHLVRTLIGGWKVLAEEWVRATAAIADNSPDSINPPMEDEEGLPSPPLDEGFLFASQTTSMQLSEFFDEMDDDGNFRNNGEFEKPWENGGSPENDVPHRKQQPPKQYVIPKEKAETRRQEPSQFITPEGKEVTRRQLPPHSAIVEDKSQMKQQKTVTRPGKPQDPGIGQGRCEGIANRQSKPVILDSGPGRPPKLPHTQNAGRQMNPKHHQNSGALRRKLLVVPQDKTKCSEESSIREKLELAKRKLHEGYQQAENAKKQRTIQVMELHDLPKQVHNRHPVLKSRNQIRSWANGRH